One segment of Acidimicrobiales bacterium DNA contains the following:
- a CDS encoding TIGR03621 family F420-dependent LLM class oxidoreductase yields MAHPRRFRFGVQLNQAFDGCSWTESVRELEALGYSTLFVPDHVDSGMGPLTAMAAAVTATTTLKVAPLVLDCDFRHPAIVSRELTTIDLLSEGRIEVGLGAGWKAVDYTQTGIPMDRPGVRVDRMIEHATVLKALWSGEPVDFSGEHYEITGLVGSPAPHTTGGPPVIIGGGAPRVLRFAGAFADIVGVNPSIHSGEIDADAARDAQADRIDQKLEWVREGAGERFDDLELNAWVAAAELTDDPVGFAEQIAPLFGAASGEELLSSPMTLIGNVASLTDELNRRRDRWGYSYVVVPGDHARAFAPLVAALSGT; encoded by the coding sequence ATGGCCCACCCCCGACGGTTCCGATTCGGCGTCCAGCTCAACCAGGCCTTCGACGGCTGCTCTTGGACCGAGAGCGTCCGTGAGCTCGAGGCCCTCGGGTACTCGACCCTCTTCGTGCCCGACCACGTCGACTCGGGGATGGGGCCGCTCACGGCGATGGCCGCGGCGGTCACCGCCACCACCACGCTGAAGGTGGCGCCGCTGGTGCTCGACTGCGACTTCCGCCACCCCGCGATCGTCTCCCGGGAGCTGACCACCATCGACCTGCTCTCGGAGGGTCGCATCGAGGTGGGGCTCGGCGCCGGCTGGAAGGCGGTCGACTACACGCAGACCGGCATCCCCATGGACCGCCCCGGCGTGCGGGTCGACCGCATGATCGAGCACGCGACCGTGCTCAAGGCGCTGTGGTCGGGCGAGCCGGTCGACTTCTCGGGCGAGCACTACGAGATCACCGGCCTGGTCGGCAGCCCGGCGCCGCACACCACCGGCGGGCCGCCCGTGATCATCGGCGGCGGTGCGCCCCGCGTGCTGCGGTTCGCCGGAGCGTTCGCCGACATCGTCGGCGTGAACCCGTCGATCCACTCCGGCGAGATCGACGCCGACGCCGCCCGCGACGCCCAGGCCGACCGCATCGACCAGAAGCTCGAGTGGGTGCGCGAGGGCGCCGGCGAGCGCTTCGATGACCTCGAGCTCAACGCCTGGGTGGCGGCGGCGGAGCTCACCGACGACCCGGTCGGCTTCGCCGAGCAGATCGCGCCGCTCTTCGGCGCGGCCAGCGGGGAGGAGCTGCTGTCCTCGCCGATGACGCTGATCGGCAACGTGGCTTCGCTCACCGACGAGCTCAACCGCCGCCGGGACCGCTGGGGCTACTCCTACGTGGTGGTCCCCGGCGACCACGCCCGCGCCTTCGCCCCCCTCGTGGCGGCGCTCAGCGGTACCTGA
- a CDS encoding HAD-IA family hydrolase gives MPPDLVIFDCDGVLVDSERLSVRVEARLITELGWPVSEDDVLERFVGRSDAHMKAEIEAALGRPVPEWDERYRSHLHEAFHAELTSVDGVAAALDQLDAAGVATCVASSGTHDKMAVTLGLTGLHDRFAGRIFSATEVANGKPAPDLFLHAASAMGHDPGRCAVVEDSRYGVEAARAADMAAFGYAGGLTPAEWLAGPGRIVFDDMVDLPALLGLDGTPGSPR, from the coding sequence GTGCCGCCCGACCTGGTCATCTTCGACTGCGACGGGGTGCTGGTCGACAGCGAGCGCCTCAGCGTGCGGGTCGAGGCCCGTCTCATCACCGAGCTCGGTTGGCCCGTGAGCGAGGACGACGTGCTCGAGCGCTTCGTCGGGCGATCGGACGCCCACATGAAGGCCGAGATCGAGGCCGCGCTCGGCCGTCCCGTGCCCGAGTGGGACGAGCGCTACCGATCCCACCTGCACGAGGCCTTCCACGCCGAGCTCACCTCGGTGGACGGCGTGGCCGCCGCGCTCGACCAGCTCGACGCCGCCGGGGTGGCCACGTGCGTGGCGTCGAGCGGCACCCACGACAAGATGGCCGTCACCTTGGGGCTGACGGGCCTGCACGACCGCTTCGCCGGGCGCATCTTCAGCGCCACCGAGGTGGCCAACGGCAAGCCCGCCCCGGACCTCTTCCTGCACGCCGCCTCGGCCATGGGTCACGATCCCGGTCGGTGCGCGGTGGTGGAGGACAGCCGCTACGGCGTCGAGGCGGCGCGGGCGGCGGACATGGCGGCGTTCGGGTACGCCGGCGGCCTCACCCCCGCCGAGTGGTTGGCGGGGCCGGGCAGGATCGTGTTCGACGACATGGTCGACCTGCCGGCGCTGCTCGGCCTCGACGGCACGCCGGGCTCACCCCGGTGA
- a CDS encoding Zn-dependent alcohol dehydrogenase encodes MRAAVLETPNEPLVIAEVDVEDPRPGEVAVRVHACGVCHSDLSAVNGTFPMPLPVVLGHEAAGVVEAVGPGVTRLAVGDHVVLTPSPSCGHCYWCVRGEHAICADLIGLFTATFPDGSTRLSRGDETVYRGLNVGAFAEVVITQEAGAIKIDREIPLDIACVVGCAVQTGVGAVLNTAQVEEGATVLVMGLGGVGLSVVQGARLAAAARVIAVDPLAERRDTALRLGATDVLDPTESDVVAAALDLTGVGVDYAFEAAGKGALAAACVNATRSGGTTVLVGAPGLDENLELGPAVIFGSSEKKLLGCILGSSHAPRDLPRYLDLWRAGRLDLEALITGTRPLDEINEAFADLTAGAGVRTVLTM; translated from the coding sequence ATGCGAGCTGCTGTGCTGGAGACGCCGAACGAACCGCTGGTGATCGCGGAGGTGGACGTCGAGGACCCCCGCCCCGGCGAGGTCGCCGTGCGGGTGCACGCCTGCGGCGTGTGCCACTCGGACCTGAGCGCCGTGAACGGCACCTTCCCGATGCCGCTGCCCGTCGTGTTGGGCCACGAGGCCGCCGGCGTGGTCGAGGCTGTCGGCCCCGGCGTGACCCGCCTGGCCGTCGGCGACCACGTGGTGCTCACGCCGTCGCCGTCCTGCGGGCACTGCTACTGGTGCGTCCGGGGCGAGCACGCCATCTGCGCCGACCTGATCGGTCTGTTCACCGCCACGTTCCCCGACGGCTCGACGCGACTGTCCCGGGGCGACGAGACCGTCTACCGGGGCCTCAACGTGGGCGCGTTCGCCGAGGTCGTCATCACCCAGGAGGCGGGGGCCATCAAGATCGACCGGGAGATCCCGCTCGACATCGCCTGCGTGGTGGGCTGCGCCGTGCAGACCGGCGTCGGCGCGGTGCTCAACACCGCCCAGGTGGAGGAGGGCGCCACCGTCCTCGTGATGGGCCTCGGCGGCGTGGGACTGTCCGTGGTACAGGGTGCCCGCCTGGCGGCCGCCGCCCGGGTGATCGCCGTCGACCCGCTGGCCGAGCGCCGGGACACCGCGCTGCGCCTCGGGGCGACCGACGTGCTCGACCCGACCGAGAGCGACGTGGTGGCGGCCGCGCTCGACCTGACCGGGGTGGGCGTCGACTACGCGTTCGAGGCGGCCGGGAAGGGCGCCCTCGCCGCGGCGTGCGTGAACGCCACCCGGTCCGGCGGCACGACCGTCCTCGTGGGCGCTCCGGGCCTCGACGAGAACCTCGAGCTGGGGCCGGCGGTCATCTTCGGCTCGTCCGAGAAGAAGCTGCTCGGCTGCATCCTCGGCAGCTCGCACGCCCCGCGCGACCTGCCCCGCTACCTCGACCTCTGGCGAGCGGGCCGCCTGGACCTCGAGGCGCTGATCACCGGGACGCGACCGCTCGACGAGATCAACGAGGCCTTCGCCGACCTCACCGCCGGCGCCGGCGTGCGCACCGTCCTCACGATGTAG
- a CDS encoding VOC family protein, producing the protein MTDALAHPDRRAEWDALRDAHLRARDVRPPSTARGVHHVALLCADVERTIDFYQGLLEFPLTDLFQNRDYKGSTHFFFDIGNGNTVAFFDFPGLDLGPYAEVLGGLHHLAISVEPANWDRLKAKLDDAGVPYQHISGTSIYFNDPDGTRLELISDPLGHMYGADVL; encoded by the coding sequence ATGACCGACGCCCTCGCCCATCCGGACCGCCGCGCCGAGTGGGACGCCCTCCGGGACGCCCACCTCCGCGCCCGGGACGTCCGCCCGCCCAGCACGGCTCGCGGGGTGCACCACGTGGCCCTGCTCTGCGCCGACGTGGAGCGCACCATCGACTTCTACCAGGGCCTCCTCGAGTTCCCCCTGACCGACCTGTTCCAGAACCGGGACTACAAGGGCAGCACCCACTTCTTCTTCGACATCGGCAACGGGAACACCGTCGCCTTCTTCGACTTCCCCGGCCTCGACCTCGGCCCCTACGCCGAGGTCCTCGGCGGCCTGCACCACCTGGCCATCTCGGTCGAGCCCGCCAACTGGGACCGCCTGAAGGCCAAGCTCGACGACGCCGGTGTCCCGTACCAGCACATCAGCGGCACGAGCATCTACTTCAACGATCCCGACGGCACCCGCCTCGAGCTCATCAGCGACCCCCTCGGCCACATGTACGGCGCCGACGTCCTGTAA
- a CDS encoding histidine phosphatase family protein — protein MLRLLLVRHGQSEWNADGRWQGQADPPLSDLGRLQARAAGASIGAVDAVVASPLERAFLTASAISESVGVGPVLVDADLMERHAGDWQGLTRTQIEEQYPGYLDDTGDDRRRPPGWEHDDVLLERVLRAIDRIATDLAGADDVVAVTHGGVIYAVERHLGADFQRIPNLGARWVAIGEDGRLTLGERLLLIDPDEVLVTNPGQI, from the coding sequence ATGCTGCGATTGCTCCTCGTCCGCCACGGCCAGTCGGAGTGGAACGCCGACGGCCGCTGGCAGGGGCAGGCCGACCCGCCCCTGTCGGACCTGGGTCGCCTCCAGGCGCGGGCGGCGGGCGCCTCGATCGGTGCGGTCGACGCCGTCGTGGCCTCGCCCCTCGAGCGCGCCTTCCTCACCGCCAGCGCCATCAGCGAATCCGTCGGCGTGGGCCCCGTGCTCGTCGACGCCGATCTCATGGAGCGCCACGCGGGCGACTGGCAGGGCCTCACCCGCACCCAGATCGAGGAGCAGTACCCGGGCTACCTCGACGACACCGGCGACGACCGGCGGCGGCCGCCCGGCTGGGAGCACGACGACGTGCTGCTCGAGCGCGTGCTCCGGGCCATCGACCGGATCGCCACCGACCTGGCCGGCGCCGACGACGTGGTGGCGGTCACCCACGGCGGGGTCATCTACGCGGTCGAGCGCCACCTCGGGGCCGACTTCCAGCGCATCCCCAACCTCGGGGCGCGCTGGGTCGCCATCGGCGAAGACGGCCGCCTCACCCTCGGCGAGCGCCTGCTGCTGATCGACCCCGACGAGGTGCTGGTGACCAACCCCGGCCAGATCTAG
- a CDS encoding MoaD/ThiS family protein — MAVLRLFAAAREAAGTGRDDVPGATVDDVLAEARARYGDRFTAVLADSRVWLNGEPVVGAEAVGPSDEVAVLPPVSGGA, encoded by the coding sequence GTGGCCGTGCTCCGCCTCTTCGCCGCCGCCCGTGAGGCCGCGGGCACCGGTCGCGACGACGTCCCCGGCGCCACCGTGGACGACGTGCTGGCCGAGGCCCGGGCCCGCTACGGCGACCGCTTCACCGCCGTGCTCGCCGACAGCCGCGTGTGGCTGAACGGCGAGCCCGTGGTGGGCGCCGAGGCGGTCGGCCCCTCCGACGAGGTGGCTGTGCTGCCTCCCGTCAGCGGCGGGGCGTGA
- a CDS encoding urate hydroxylase PuuD, which translates to MVIIKSFGDVYTGFEVLFRWFHVLGGITWIGLLYFFNFVQVPAYAELSPAARGEAFDKLTWRALWWFRWAAALTFATGIIILGIQKNLGPNFADYFAAPQGTSIAWGAILGTIMFLNVWGIIWRNQKVVIASERDKLAGGQGDPEQPNAAKRAARASRANALFSIPMLFFMLFTSHFSNAYADPNGGVLFGAWGIFILIVGFIELSALGLLGGLDNGFNKNVFDKHRNTIIAGFVVWGLLFLGGWEIVIGS; encoded by the coding sequence ATGGTCATCATCAAGTCGTTCGGCGACGTCTACACGGGCTTCGAGGTGCTCTTCCGGTGGTTCCACGTGCTGGGCGGAATCACCTGGATCGGCCTGCTCTACTTCTTCAACTTCGTCCAGGTGCCGGCCTACGCCGAGCTCAGCCCTGCCGCCCGCGGCGAGGCCTTCGACAAGCTCACGTGGCGGGCCCTGTGGTGGTTCCGCTGGGCCGCCGCCCTCACCTTCGCGACCGGCATCATCATCCTGGGCATCCAGAAGAACCTCGGCCCCAACTTCGCCGACTACTTCGCCGCCCCGCAGGGCACCTCGATCGCCTGGGGCGCCATCCTCGGCACCATCATGTTCCTCAACGTGTGGGGCATCATCTGGCGCAACCAGAAGGTGGTCATCGCCTCCGAGCGCGACAAGCTCGCCGGCGGCCAGGGCGACCCCGAGCAGCCCAACGCGGCCAAGCGCGCCGCCCGGGCCTCTCGCGCCAACGCCCTGTTCTCCATCCCGATGCTGTTCTTCATGCTCTTCACGAGCCACTTCTCCAACGCCTACGCCGACCCCAACGGCGGCGTGCTGTTCGGCGCCTGGGGGATCTTCATCCTCATCGTCGGCTTCATCGAGCTGAGCGCCCTCGGCCTGCTCGGCGGCCTCGACAACGGCTTCAACAAGAACGTGTTCGACAAGCACCGCAACACGATCATCGCCGGGTTCGTGGTCTGGGGCCTGCTGTTCCTCGGCGGGTGGGAGATCGTCATCGGCTCATGA
- a CDS encoding helix-turn-helix transcriptional regulator produces the protein MRNDLEERWRDLGEFIREQRKVGQLSLRKLSEMAGVSNPYLSQIERGMRKPSADILRQIARALEISSEELYIRAGILDEPDGDPDLVAEIRRDPYITEDQKKTLVHIYESFRQKTGPPELEA, from the coding sequence ATGCGCAACGATCTGGAGGAGCGTTGGCGCGACCTGGGGGAGTTCATCCGTGAGCAGCGCAAGGTCGGCCAGCTCTCCCTCCGCAAGCTCTCCGAGATGGCGGGGGTGTCCAACCCCTACCTGAGCCAGATCGAGCGGGGCATGCGCAAGCCCTCGGCCGACATCCTGCGCCAGATCGCCCGGGCCCTCGAGATCTCCTCCGAGGAGCTCTACATCCGGGCCGGCATCCTCGACGAGCCCGACGGCGACCCCGACCTCGTGGCCGAGATCCGCCGTGATCCCTACATCACCGAGGACCAGAAGAAGACGCTCGTGCACATCTACGAGTCGTTCCGCCAGAAGACGGGCCCGCCCGAGCTCGAAGCCTGA
- a CDS encoding glycosyltransferase: MANVAVLSLHTSPLAQPGSGDSGGMNVYVRELVGSLAQAGVACNVYVRRWSDDLPDVVDVEPGFRVVHVPAGPVGLSKEELPGVVDEFADRVAEHVAAAGEIGTLHANYWLSGVAGHRIKHALDLPLVSTFHTLARVKAETGDPEPDRRIQAETEVIGCSDAILASCTAEASQLTQLYGADPSRIEIVPPGVDHAFFSPGDQRGARAALGLGDEPVLLFVGRIQPLKGVDVAVRTLAALAHPDAVLVVVGGASGAEGHLEVERVQKLAADLGVADRIHWTPPQPHHLLSTYYRAADVCLVPSRSESFGLVALEAAACGTPVVAAAVGGLRTIVAHGGTGFLVDGRDPAVFAHYTEELLDSPTLHAELSAAAAQRAAGYTWSTTAGRLRRLHNDLKARSLVQCA, encoded by the coding sequence GTGGCCAACGTAGCGGTCCTCTCCCTGCACACGTCCCCGCTGGCCCAGCCGGGGTCCGGTGACAGCGGTGGCATGAACGTCTACGTGCGCGAGCTGGTGGGGTCGCTGGCCCAGGCCGGGGTGGCCTGCAACGTGTACGTCCGCCGTTGGAGCGACGACCTGCCCGACGTGGTCGACGTCGAGCCCGGGTTCCGGGTGGTGCACGTCCCCGCGGGGCCGGTGGGCCTGTCGAAAGAGGAGCTGCCCGGCGTGGTCGACGAGTTCGCCGACCGTGTGGCCGAGCACGTCGCCGCGGCCGGTGAGATCGGCACCCTCCACGCCAACTACTGGCTGTCGGGCGTGGCCGGGCACCGCATCAAGCACGCCCTCGACCTGCCCCTGGTGTCCACCTTCCACACCCTCGCCCGGGTGAAGGCCGAGACGGGCGACCCCGAGCCCGACCGGCGCATCCAGGCCGAGACCGAGGTCATCGGCTGCTCGGACGCCATCCTCGCCTCCTGCACGGCCGAGGCCTCCCAGCTCACCCAGCTCTACGGCGCCGACCCCAGCCGCATCGAGATCGTCCCGCCCGGGGTCGACCACGCCTTCTTCTCGCCGGGCGATCAGCGGGGGGCGCGCGCCGCCCTCGGCCTCGGCGATGAGCCCGTCCTGTTGTTCGTGGGTCGCATCCAGCCCCTCAAGGGGGTCGACGTGGCGGTACGCACCCTCGCCGCGCTGGCCCATCCCGATGCCGTGCTGGTGGTGGTCGGCGGCGCCAGCGGCGCCGAGGGCCATCTCGAGGTCGAGCGGGTGCAGAAGCTGGCCGCTGATCTCGGCGTGGCCGACCGCATCCACTGGACCCCACCCCAGCCGCACCACCTGCTCTCGACCTACTACCGCGCCGCGGACGTCTGCCTGGTGCCCAGCCGCTCGGAGTCGTTCGGCCTCGTGGCCCTCGAGGCGGCGGCGTGCGGCACACCCGTGGTGGCGGCGGCGGTGGGCGGCCTGCGCACCATCGTCGCCCACGGCGGCACCGGCTTCCTCGTCGACGGCCGCGACCCGGCCGTGTTCGCCCACTACACCGAAGAACTGCTGGACTCACCGACGCTCCACGCCGAGCTGTCAGCCGCCGCGGCGCAGCGGGCCGCCGGGTACACGTGGTCCACCACCGCGGGGCGCCTGCGTCGTTTGCACAACGACCTCAAGGCCCGGTCGCTCGTGCAGTGCGCCTGA
- a CDS encoding YbjN domain-containing protein, producing the protein MSEQPSSPEELDRLTALIDGWLAVQLEENPTVAAVDHGEPGERRWYVRLDGEEKSTTTIWFTLGQRTLHYETYVMPAPEENHEAFYEHLLRRNLKLYGAAFAIGAEDAVFLVGQLPNAAIDHDELDRILGSMYVYVEQFFRPALRIGFASRFAP; encoded by the coding sequence GTGTCCGAGCAGCCATCGTCCCCCGAGGAGCTCGACCGCCTCACCGCCCTGATCGACGGGTGGCTCGCCGTCCAGCTCGAGGAGAACCCCACCGTCGCCGCGGTGGACCACGGCGAGCCCGGCGAGCGGCGTTGGTACGTACGCCTCGACGGCGAGGAGAAGTCCACCACCACCATCTGGTTCACCCTCGGCCAGCGGACGCTGCACTACGAGACCTACGTCATGCCGGCGCCCGAGGAGAACCACGAGGCCTTCTACGAGCACCTGCTGCGACGCAACCTGAAGCTCTACGGTGCCGCGTTCGCCATCGGCGCGGAGGACGCCGTGTTCCTGGTGGGCCAGCTCCCCAACGCGGCGATCGACCACGACGAGCTCGACCGCATCCTCGGCTCGATGTACGTCTACGTCGAGCAGTTCTTCCGCCCTGCGCTGCGCATCGGCTTCGCCAGTCGGTTCGCTCCGTGA
- a CDS encoding MFS transporter, which yields MTALRAPGARGHVRPGPPPLLLIYSVTVTGILNNTLIGPAIPDILDAFDQPSSRAGLLVASGALPGIVVAPLIGVLADRFGRRRVLVPCLVVFGVGGGLAALAPSFALLLLLRLIQGAGGAGLINLAVVIIGDHWTGTERAKLVGRNAATLTISLAIFPAVGGLLTELGSWRWSFAPYPLALVTAALIWRMLPDIELHPQPAVASQLRDAGRVLRQPLLARATLAAFGVFFLIFGLYLTVLPVLLEDRFGLSAGARGLVLAAPALSSTAAALVVGRLRAGYGGRALVLFGSVCFTVAFVTIGFAPSLIVVLIGGLFYGLGEGLSIPTYQDFVAGSAPAASRGAVVAVWVGAARAGQVAGPLAAGAALSTLLPGAVFVVGGALAAATLVAQLRADTSVRPALQGTPAGEG from the coding sequence GTGACGGCGCTGCGGGCCCCGGGGGCTCGGGGCCACGTCCGGCCGGGGCCGCCGCCGCTGCTGCTCATCTACTCGGTGACGGTCACCGGGATCCTCAACAACACCCTCATCGGGCCCGCCATCCCGGACATCCTCGACGCCTTCGACCAGCCGTCCAGCCGCGCCGGGCTCCTGGTGGCCTCCGGTGCGCTGCCCGGGATCGTCGTGGCCCCCCTGATCGGGGTGCTGGCCGACCGCTTCGGCCGCCGTCGGGTGCTCGTGCCCTGTCTGGTCGTGTTCGGGGTGGGTGGCGGCCTGGCGGCGCTCGCCCCGTCGTTCGCCCTGCTGTTGCTCCTTCGCCTCATCCAGGGAGCGGGTGGCGCCGGGCTCATCAACCTCGCGGTCGTGATCATCGGCGATCACTGGACGGGCACCGAGCGGGCGAAGCTCGTCGGCCGCAACGCCGCCACCCTCACCATCTCGCTGGCCATCTTCCCCGCCGTCGGCGGCCTGCTCACCGAGCTGGGGAGCTGGCGCTGGTCGTTCGCCCCCTATCCGCTGGCCCTCGTCACCGCCGCCCTCATCTGGCGGATGTTGCCCGACATCGAGCTGCACCCCCAGCCGGCGGTGGCCAGCCAGCTCCGCGACGCCGGCCGGGTGCTGCGCCAGCCCCTGCTGGCCCGGGCCACGCTCGCCGCCTTCGGCGTGTTCTTCTTGATCTTCGGGCTGTACCTCACCGTGCTGCCCGTCCTCCTCGAGGACCGCTTCGGCCTCTCCGCCGGCGCCCGCGGCCTGGTGCTCGCGGCGCCGGCCCTCAGCTCCACGGCCGCCGCCCTTGTCGTGGGGCGCCTGAGGGCGGGGTACGGCGGGCGGGCGCTGGTGCTGTTCGGCTCGGTGTGCTTCACCGTGGCCTTCGTGACCATCGGCTTCGCCCCCAGCCTGATCGTCGTGCTCATCGGCGGGCTGTTCTACGGCCTCGGGGAAGGCCTCTCCATCCCCACTTACCAGGACTTCGTGGCCGGCTCGGCGCCCGCCGCCAGCCGTGGTGCGGTCGTGGCGGTCTGGGTGGGCGCGGCGCGCGCCGGGCAGGTGGCCGGCCCCCTCGCCGCGGGCGCCGCCCTCAGCACCCTGCTGCCCGGTGCGGTCTTCGTGGTCGGCGGCGCCCTCGCCGCCGCGACGCTGGTGGCGCAGCTGCGGGCCGACACGTCGGTGCGCCCTGCGCTCCAGGGGACGCCCGCTGGCGAGGGGTAA
- a CDS encoding pyrroline-5-carboxylate reductase, which produces MTAKLLVVGGGKMGEALVAGLVDAGWAAADELAVVERLPERRDELAARLPGLVVVDAAVAAEGVVLAVKPQDVVAACAELHAHAPARVLSIAAGVTIATLEGALPPGTAVVRAMPNTPATVGAGAAAIAGGTSATEADLDWADAVLSSVGIAVRVPEEQLDAVTGLSGSGPAYVFLVAEALMEAGATVGLPADVTEALVNQTLLGAARLLAETDQSAEALRIAVTSPNGTTAAGLAVLDANEVRRAVVDAVVAATERSRELGRA; this is translated from the coding sequence ATGACGGCGAAGCTGCTGGTGGTCGGGGGCGGGAAGATGGGCGAGGCCCTCGTGGCGGGGCTGGTCGACGCCGGTTGGGCGGCCGCCGACGAGCTCGCCGTCGTCGAGCGCCTGCCCGAGCGCCGGGACGAGCTCGCGGCCCGACTCCCGGGCCTGGTGGTGGTCGACGCCGCCGTCGCCGCCGAGGGGGTGGTCCTCGCGGTCAAGCCCCAGGACGTCGTGGCCGCCTGCGCCGAGCTGCACGCCCACGCCCCGGCCCGGGTGCTGTCCATCGCCGCCGGCGTCACGATCGCCACGCTCGAGGGCGCCCTGCCGCCGGGCACGGCCGTGGTGCGGGCCATGCCCAACACCCCCGCCACGGTGGGCGCCGGCGCCGCCGCCATCGCGGGCGGGACGTCGGCCACCGAGGCCGACCTCGACTGGGCCGACGCCGTCCTCTCGTCGGTCGGCATCGCCGTGCGGGTCCCGGAGGAGCAGCTCGACGCGGTGACGGGCCTGTCCGGCTCGGGCCCCGCCTACGTGTTCCTCGTGGCCGAGGCGCTGATGGAGGCGGGGGCGACCGTCGGGCTCCCCGCCGACGTGACCGAGGCGCTGGTCAACCAGACCCTCCTCGGGGCCGCCCGCCTGCTGGCCGAGACCGACCAGAGCGCGGAGGCGCTGCGCATCGCCGTGACCTCGCCCAACGGCACCACCGCCGCGGGCCTGGCCGTGCTCGACGCCAACGAGGTGCGGCGCGCGGTCGTCGACGCGGTGGTGGCCGCCACCGAGCGCTCCCGCGAGCTCGGCCGGGCCTGA
- a CDS encoding helix-turn-helix domain-containing protein yields the protein MRVSTMTVYRLIKAGDLAAIRVGKSYRIKESDIDDFIAARYTEAG from the coding sequence ATGAGAGTCTCGACGATGACCGTCTACCGGCTGATCAAGGCCGGGGACCTCGCCGCGATCCGGGTGGGCAAGTCCTACCGGATCAAAGAGAGCGACATCGACGACTTCATCGCCGCCCGCTACACCGAAGCGGGCTGA
- a CDS encoding glycosyltransferase family 1 protein has translation MRLLVTFAGGYGHLAPMLPMARAVAAAGHDVAVAPRPSLVGTVEAAGFAAIATGDPALDPAPVRRPLRPIDPAAEDRVLVEGFAGSVARDRAAALDALLRRWVPDVVLCDEVDFGAMVAAERAGVPHASTVSMPAGTFVRRPLLAEALAALRARQGLPADPDLRMLDRHLVLVPAPPSFRDPSVPLPPSARHVRPADPEPARGSAGWAPPASGRPLVYASLGTAFNQEAGDLYARVVAGVRDLPVDLLVTVGRELDPAELGPQPANVRIERYVPQWAVLPHATVAVTHGGSGGVIGALAHGVPVVALPLGADQPSNAARVEALGVGCVLDAVTATPAEIGAAVSQTLDDPAGRAAAERLRDECTALPAPAEAVGWLEALAADGAG, from the coding sequence ATGCGCCTCCTCGTCACCTTCGCCGGCGGCTACGGCCACCTGGCCCCGATGCTGCCGATGGCGCGCGCTGTCGCCGCAGCCGGCCACGACGTCGCCGTCGCGCCCCGACCCTCGTTGGTGGGGACCGTCGAGGCGGCGGGCTTCGCGGCGATCGCCACCGGTGACCCGGCCCTGGACCCCGCTCCCGTGCGCCGCCCGCTGCGACCCATCGACCCGGCGGCCGAGGACCGGGTGCTGGTCGAGGGCTTCGCCGGGTCCGTGGCTCGGGACCGAGCCGCCGCCCTCGATGCCCTGCTTCGGCGCTGGGTGCCCGACGTCGTGCTCTGCGACGAGGTCGACTTCGGCGCCATGGTGGCGGCGGAGCGCGCCGGGGTCCCGCACGCCTCGACGGTCTCGATGCCGGCGGGCACCTTCGTGCGCCGCCCGCTGCTGGCCGAGGCGCTGGCGGCGCTGCGGGCGAGGCAGGGCCTCCCGGCGGACCCTGACCTGAGGATGCTCGACCGGCACCTCGTGCTCGTGCCGGCGCCGCCCTCGTTCCGCGACCCCTCGGTCCCCTTGCCGCCGAGCGCCCGCCACGTTCGCCCCGCCGACCCCGAGCCCGCGCGGGGCTCGGCCGGGTGGGCACCGCCGGCGTCCGGGCGGCCGCTCGTCTACGCCAGCCTGGGGACGGCGTTCAACCAGGAGGCGGGCGACCTCTACGCCCGGGTCGTGGCCGGTGTGCGGGACCTGCCGGTCGATCTCCTCGTCACCGTCGGTCGCGAGCTCGACCCCGCCGAGCTCGGCCCGCAACCCGCCAACGTGCGGATCGAGCGCTACGTGCCGCAGTGGGCCGTCCTGCCCCATGCCACGGTGGCCGTCACCCACGGCGGATCGGGCGGCGTCATCGGGGCGCTGGCCCACGGCGTCCCGGTGGTGGCGCTGCCACTGGGCGCCGACCAACCGTCGAATGCCGCCCGGGTCGAGGCGCTGGGCGTGGGGTGCGTGCTCGACGCCGTGACGGCGACGCCGGCCGAGATCGGTGCCGCGGTCTCGCAGACGCTGGACGACCCGGCCGGCCGCGCCGCGGCCGAGCGGTTGCGCGACGAGTGCACGGCCCTGCCGGCGCCAGCTGAGGCGGTGGGGTGGCTGGAGGCGCTCGCCGCGGACGGCGCGGGGTAG